The Candidatus Methylomirabilota bacterium genome segment CTGCGCCATCATGGCGAGGAGGCCCAGCGTCTTGAGGGCGACCGTCTTGCCGCCCGCGTTGGGGCCGGTGATGACGAGCAGCGGGCGCTCGGCGTCGAGGAGGAGATCGACCGGGACCACGGTGCGCCCGGGATGCTTCCAGCCCTGGGCGAGGAGCAGGGGATGGCGCGCGCCACGCACGTCCACTAGCCGCGCCTCGCCGACCGCGGGCTCGGTGGCCTGCATGCGCTCGGCCAGCTCGGCGCGGGCGAAGATCAGGTCCGCCTCCCCGATCCCGTCCACGAGCCGGGCGAGCTCGGGCAGCGCCTCCCGCACCGCGTCGGTGAGCGCAGCGAGCACGCGGAGGACCTCGGCCTCCTCGTCACGCGCCAGATCGACGAGGGCATTGTTGTCTTCGACCACGGACTCGGGCTCCACGAAGATCGTGGCGCCGCTCTGGCTGCGGTCGTGGACGATCCCGCGCAGCCGGCCCTTGGCGCCGGCCAGCACGGGGAGCACGTAGCGGCCGTGGCGCACGGTGACGTAGCGCTCCTGGAAGAGCGAGTCGGCGCCGGGCTGCTGGAAGAAGCCCTCGAGCCGCTTCACGAGCTCGCGGCGCAGCTCGCGCAGGCGCCCGCGCAGGCGGCGGAGCGCGGGGCTGGCGTCGTCGCGCAGGGAGCCATCGTCGTCCAGCGCGTGACGGAGCCGGTCGCGGAGGGGACGCACCGAGGGCAGGCTGCCGAGCGCGCGGCCCAGCTCGGGCGCGTCGGGCGCGATGCTCCGGCCGTAGCCAGCGAGTCGGCCCGCCGCCTCGAGCAGGGGAATCAGCGCGACCAGCTCGGCGCCCTCCACCACCGCGCCGATGGTGCGCGCGCGCTCGAGGGTGTCGCGCACGTCGGGAATCACGTCCCAGGGTGGGCTGCCCGCGGTGCCCAACGCGATGCGGCCCTGGCGGGTTTCCGCCAGGGCCGCCTGGATCTGGGGCAGGTCGGTCGAGGGCTTGAGAGCGAGCGCTCGCTCTCGACCCATGGGCGTATGCGTGTCGAGGGCCAGCAGGCCCTGGACCTGGGCCCACTCGACCCCGTTGCCGCCTGAGACTAGTCGGAGAACCGCTCGCGTTTCTTTGCCTTCTTCCGCGCCGCGAGCGTCTTGCGCTTCCGCTTGACGCTGGGCTTCTCGTAGTGCTGCCGCTTGCGCAGCTCCGACATGAGCCCGGCCTTCTCGCACTGCTTCTTGAAGCGCTTCAGTGCGTTCTCGAAGGACTCGTCGGGCTCCACGATGACCTTGGTCACTCACGTCCCCCCTCTCCGGGACCGAAACGGGCAACAGATGGTGAAGCGACCACTGTATAACACGGCCCCCAGGGGGCTGCAATCTATGCCCCCTCACGACGATCGAGGAGCTTGATCGCCTGCTGGGCCGCCTCCTCGCAGGCCGCCGTCACGACCTCCTGCTCCTCGGGGTAGAAGGCGGTCAGGACGTGGTCCACGACCTCTTCCCGACGCCGGCCCGACCCCTCCGGAGGCTCCGGCCGACCGATCCCGATCTTCACGCGCCGAAGCGCGTCGGTCCCGAGGGCCACGATGAGCGAGCGGACGCCGTTGTGCCCGCCCGCGCTGCCGCTCATCCGGACGCGCACCTTGCCGACGGGGAGGTCCAGGTCGTCGAACACGATGACGAGATCGGTGGGAGCCAGGTGGAGGCGCCGGGCGATGCGGGCCACCGCGGGCCCGCTCTCGTTCATGTAGGACTGCGGCTTGACGAGATAGACGGGCTCCCCGTGCCAGCGCGCCGCGCCCACCAGATGACCGCCCTCGCGGGCGAAGCGCGCGTGCAGGGTCTTCGCGATGCCGTCGAGGACACGCGCCCCCACGTTGTGGCGCGTGTCCCGGTACTCCGGGCCGGGATTGCCGAGCCCGATGATGGCCTGGGCCACTTACTTCTTCTTCGCGTCCTTGTCCTTCTCCTTGACGTCGGCCGCTTCTTCCTTCGGCTTCCGCTCGGTGAGGACCTCGGGCTCGGCCGGCGCGGCCGCCACCGTCTCCACCGCCGGAGCCGGCGCAACCTCTTCCGCCGGAGGCGGCGCCACCGTGGCCACGGCCTGATTACCGTCGGTGAGGACGCGCACGCCTTCGGGCACCGGCAGCTGGCTGACCGTGAAGACGTCGCCGATGGCGAGGTTGGAGACGTCGGCGGTGAGGGCCTCGGGGATCTGGCCGGGGAGGCAGGACACCTGTACCTCGCGGAGGATCATCTCGAGGATGCCCTTGGTCTCGCGCACGCCCACCGCGTCGCCCACGTGGCGCAGCGGCACCGTGACCTGGATGGGCTTGTCCATGGCCACTTCCTGAAGGTCCACGTGGACCAGGTCTTCGCTGACGGGATCGAGCTGCATGTCGCGGATGATGGCCATCCGCTTGTCGCCCGACCCGTTGAAGGTCACCTGGACGAGCTGGGTGCCGCCCTCGTGGCCGTGGATCAGCCGGAAGATGTCCTTGGGATTCACGGTGATCTTCACGGGCGCGCTGCCGCCGTACAGCACGGCGGGCACGCGCCCGGCGCGCCGGAGACGCTTGGCGGCTTCCTTGCCGGATCCCTCGCGCTTCTCGATGCTGAGTGCTCGGATTTCCATGATGTCCTTTCTCTGCTCGCGGCTAGACGAACATCTTCGACACGGATTCTTCGTCGTGAATGCGGCGGACCGCCTCGGCGATCAGTGGACCGACCGAGAGCACCCGGATCTTGCCGATCTGCTTGTCGGGGATGAGCGGGACGGAGTTGGTGATGACGACTTCCTCGAGCATGGACTCGCTGATGCGTTTGATAGCGGGACCGGAGAGCACGCCGTGCACGGCGGCGGCGAGGATGCGCCGCGCTCCTTCACGCTTGAGGGCATCCACCGCCTGGATCAGCGTTCCCGCCGTGTCGATCATGTCGTCGATGATCACCACGTCCTTGCCCTTGACGTCGCCGATCAAGTGCATGAAGACGGCAACGTTGGGACCGTCGCGGCGCTTGTCGATGATGGCCAGGCCCGCGCTGAGCCGCTTGGCGATGGCGCGCGCCCGCTCGACACCGCCCGCGTCGGGCGAGACGACCACCGGGTCCTTGAGGTCGCGCTTGGCGAGGTAGTCCACGATCACCGGGGGCGCCGCGAAGAGATGATCCACCGGCATGTTGAAGAAGCCCTGGATCTGGCCGGCGTGCAGGTCCACCGCGAGGACGCGATGACAGCCCGCGGCGGTGATCAGGTCCGCCACTAGCTTTGCGGTGATCGGCACCCGCCCCATCACCTTACGGTCCTGGCGGCCGTAGCCGTAGTAGGGGAGCACCGCGGTGATCCGCCGCGCCGACGCGCGCTTGAAGGCGTCGAGCATGACGAGCAATTCCATCAGATGGTCGTTCACCGGGGGGCACGTGGGCTGGATCACGAATACGTCCTGGCCGCGGACGTTCTCGTTGATCTGCACGTACACCTCGCCGTCCGAGAACCGGGAGACGTCGGCGTCGCCCAGCGGGAGCTGGAGCGTTTTGGCGATCTCCTCGGCGAGCGGCCGATTCGCGTTCCCCGAGAAGAGCTTCAGCTCATATCCCATTCCGCGTCCTCTACCCGTTTCCGGGCCGGTTGATCCGACCGAACTGCCTGCCCCGAATGCTGCGACCGAGTTGCCTCCACACTTCTCAACATGCCAAGAGGCATGTTGATGACAAATGGTTGGGGCGGGAGGACTCGAACCTCCGAATACGGGATCCAAAGTCCCGCGCCTTAGCCAGCTTGGCCACGCCCCAGTGAATCGTCACCCGCGGCTCCGCGCTACGCGGATACACGCGCCGCCCTGTGTCCGTACCGCCCACACCGACCAGCCCGCACGCGTCACGCGCCGGCGAATCGCCCGCGCGTGGTCGTAGGAGCGCGCGATCCCGAACACCGTGGGCCCGCTTCCCGACATCACCGCGCCCAGCGCGCCCGCGGCGAGCAGAGCCGCCTTCATCTTCGCGATGGCCGGCACCGCCGGCTCGACCACCGCCTGCAAGTTGTTCGTGAGCGCGGCCGCTATCTGCCGCGGGCTCCGGCTCCGCAGCGCCGCGATCATGCGCCCGGTGCCCGCCGCCTCTTGCGACCAGCCCGCCGGCACGCGCTGATAGACCTCTTTGGTGGACAGCGGGAAGTTCGGATTCACCAGCACCAGCCCGAGTCCTCCCGTTGCCGGCAGCGCCGCCAGCCGCTCGCCACGCCCGGTCGCGAGCGCCCGGCCCTTCCCGAGGAAGAACGGCACGTCCATGCCGAGACGCTCCGCCAACTCCTGCAGCCGCTTCACCGGCCACCTGATCCCCCACATCCGATTCAGCGCCCAGAGTGCCGCGGCCGCGTCGCTCGAGCCCCCACCCAGCCCCGCCGCCACCGGAATCCGCTTGTCCAGCCGGAGCCGCGCCCCGCGGTTCACGCCGGCCGCATCGCGCAACAGCCGCGCCGCCCGTATGACCAGATTACCCTCGTCGGTGGGCAGCGCGGGATCGCTCGTCACAAGGGAAAGCGAGTCGGCGGGCTCGACCGTCAGGCGGTCCCAGAGATCCACGGATTGGAGGATCGTGGCGAGCTCGTGGTAGCCGTCCTCCCGCTTCCTCAGCACCTCGAGCGTCAGGTTCACCTTGGCCGAGGTCTGAACGACGAGCCCCCGTGCAGTCCTCAGCCGCTTCGACAAGGCAGAGAACAGTAACACGCGCTGCGTCGAAGTGTCAACGGAAGTCTTGGATTTCCACGCCTTGCGGGACATCGAGCGCGAGCAACGCGGGGTCGAAGCCGGTATCGACCGCGGGCTCGCGATAGGTGACCGCGACCTCGAGCCGCCCGTCGAGCGTGACCAGCGTGATCGCCTTGGCCACGCTCCCGCCGGTGGCCGGATCCTGGGCCGGGCGCGTGAATGTGACGCGCATGGGGTTCTTCCCCTCCGTCCACTCGACCTTGACGGGCCGGCCCGCGGCATCGAGCCAGGTGCGCTGGGTACCGTCGTCGCCGCTCAGGCGGAGGGAGGGCCCCACCTCGTCCGCGGGCACGAGCGCCCCCGAGCGCGGCGCGCGCAGGGGCCGGACATGGCCGGCGAGGAGGGCCACGAGGTCCTCGGTCGGCAGCGCGAGTCCGAGCCAGCGGCGGTTGGCGTCCGGCGTGGACGGTAGGAGATAGGCGCGACCGGCCGGCACCTCCCAGATCGTCACCTGCTCGGGCCGGGCCGCCACGACGAGGAGCGGGGGCCCGAAGGGCGAGAGCGCCTCGAAGCGCAGGCTCGAGGGGCGCCGGAGGAGGAGCACGCCGGTGAAGCGCTGCGATCGCGCGCGCTGCCGGATCGCGATCTCGGCGAGGGTGCGGAGATCGCCGAAGCTCTGCCACGCGTCCTCGAGCCGCGCCCGTGCGCTGTCGACGTCGGCCGGCAGGGGCGGGGTGGGCCGGGCGCTCGCGCAGGCGCCCAGCGTCAGCGTGAGGACGAGGAGAAGAGCGAGGGAGCCCCGGCGGCTACTTGGTCTCGATCTTCGGCTTGGGACTCTCACCCTTGGCCCGGAGCTGCTTCTCGCGCGCCTCCTGAAGCTTCTTCTTGAAGCCGTCGCCGAGGCGGTTTTCCTTGTCCACCGAGAGCGCCCTCTCCCACGCCGCGATGGCGTCTTCGACGCGGCCGTTCTTCACGTAGGCGTCGCCGAGATGGTCGAAGATCTCCGGGTCGTCCTTGGCTCGATCGGCGGCCCGCTGGAGCTCGCGGAGGGCCTCGGCGTACTTGCCCTGCTGGTAGTACGCCCAGCCCAGGCTGTCGATGAAGTAGCCGTTCTCGGGCTCGATCTCGAGCGCTTTCTGGATGAGCTCCACCGCCTCGGGGAGGTTCTGCCCCCGCTCGGCGAACATGTAGCCGATGTAGTTGTAGGCCTCGGCGTGCTTGGGATCGAGCGCGATCACTTTGCGGAAGGCGGCGACGGCGTCGTCGTAGCGCTGCTGCTTCTCGCGCACCACGCCCAGCTGGAAGTAGAGGTCCTTGTTCTTGTCGTCCAGCTGAAGGCCTTCGTTGAGCGTGTCGGCCGCGCGGTCGTACTGGTTGCCGCGGAAGAGCGCGGTGGCGAGATAGAGGAAGAGCTCGGGGCGCTTGGGCTCGAGATTCACGGCCTGCCGCAGCACCGTCACCGCCTCGTCGTAGCGCTTGGCGCGGCTCAGGAGGAACCCGAGCTGCACGCGCGCGTCCACCGAGCGCGGGTCGGCGGCGAGGATGCGCTCCAGCTCCACCTTGGCCTCGTCGTCCTTGCCCGCCTCCATGAGCGTGGTGGCCAGGAAGTAGCGGGCGCGGATGTTGCCGGGCTCGAGGAGGAGCGCGCGTCGGAAGGACGCCGCCGCGGCATCCCAGGCCTTCTGCTCGTACTGGATGGCGCCGAGCTTGAGCCAGACCCGCGGATCACGCGGGGCGGCGTCGGCGAGCTGCTCGATCTCCGCCTGCGCCTCCTTGAACCGGCCCATGCGCACGAGAAGGTCGCCGAGCCGCTCGACGAACGCCGCGTTGTCAGGATTAGCCAGGATGGCTGCCTTGTAGGTGGCGATGGCCTCGTCCGGCTTCTTCAGCGTCTCGTAGACGTAGCCCAGGGCCTGCCAGGCGCCATCCTGGTCGGGATCGAGCTCGACCGCGCGCTTCAGGCGGTCGAGCGCCTCGTCCCAGTTCTCCGCCTCGATGGCGATGCGGCCCAGGATGTAGTACGCCTGCGCGTGCCCGGGGCGCTCGGCGATCAGGCGCAGCAACACCGCGCGGGCCTTGTCGTAGTTCTTCTGCTCGAAGTGCTGCTGGGCGAGCGCGAGGTAGGCGTCGGGCGACTGCGGCGAGATCTGGATGACCTTCTCCAGCTCGGCCTCCGACTCGGGAAGCCGACGCGCCCGGCGGTACAGCTCGGCGAGCGTCAGGTGCGCCGCGGTACTGGAGGGCTCGAGATCGACGGCGCGCTGCGCAGCCGTGATGGCCTCGCTCGACTGATTGGAGCGGGCGAGCCACTGCGCGAGCTGGGTCCAGAGGGCCGCGGTCTTCGGATCGCTCTCGATGGCCCCGCGCAGCTCTGCGATCGCCTCGGGCATCCGGCCCGCGCGCGCGTACATCTGGGCGACCGTGAACCGGTAATACGCGGTGGCGGTGCTGTCGGTGGCCGTGGCGGTCTGGCGAGCCGGCCGAGGCGCCTCCGCCTCGGGGCTGGAGGCGCCCATGCTCGCGCAGCCGGGAAGGGCGAGCAGGAGTGTGAGCGCGAGCGCACGACGGATGGTCATGAGGGGTCCTTCTCCGCCGGGGATGGCGAGGGCCGCTGCCGGCGAGTCAACCGGTCCTTGGTCAAAAGGCGCCGGAGCGCCGAGGCGAGCGCGGGATCGTCGAAACCCGCGACGGCCTGCTCGATCGCTCGCGCGTCGTCAGGCGAAAGCCGAGCCGGAGCGTCGGATCCGGATGGTGCGGCGGCCCGCCGGATCGTGGGGCGGGCGCCGAGCGCGAAGCGCAGCGACAGCACGGAACGCCCATGGCGGCGCCGGAGGGCGTCGAGGATTTCCCCGCTGCGCAGCTGGAGCTCGGAGAGCCAGGGGGAGTTGTCCGCCCGGATCTCCAGCGCGGCGTGCTCGAGCGCGGCCGGCCAGGAGCGCCTGGCGAGCGCGGAGCCCACGATGTCGGCCCACTGCCGCTGGAGGTCCCCGACCAGCATGCGCTCGGCCAGGGCGGGTACCGCCGCGGTGAGCAGGTCGCCCACCCGGTGGGGGGCAGAAACCCGCGCTGGATTCATGGTGCGCTCAATGATACGCGACCGATCCTCCAGCGGCTACTCCGAACCGCCGAGGTCAAATTGACTCCGATTCCACGCACCCTTATAGTGAGCGCGACATGGCGCGAGCCCGGCGCGGCGACACCCTGTCCGTCACCATCGACGACCTCGCGTACGGGGGCGAGGGCGTGGGCCGCGCCGACGGCTACGTGGTGTTCGTCCCGGGGGCCGTCCCCGGCGACACCGTCCGGGTCCGGCTCACCCAGGCGCGCGCCCGGTTCGGGCGCGGGGCCATCGAATCGATCGACCAGCCGTCCCTCGACCGCGTCGAGCCACCATGTCCCTACTTCGGCCGGTGCGGCGGCTGCCGCCTCCAGCACCTGCGCTACGAGGCGCAGCTCGCGCTGAAGACCAAGCAGGTCACCGACTGCCTGCAGCGGCTGGGCGGGATCGGAGCCTTCGAGATGCGGCCCATCCTGCCCGCGCCCGAGATCTACGGATACCGCAACAAGATGGAGTTCACGGTGGCGCGCGCCGGCGCCGGCGAGCGCGTGGTGCCCAAGGGGCGGCGGCTCGACCCCGGCGCGGGCGGTGAAGGCCCGGTGGTGGGTCTGCACGAGGCCGATCGCTACGACGCCGTTCTCGACATCGAGCGCTGCCTGCTCCAGTCGGACCGGATGAACGCCCTCCTCGACGAGGCGCGGCGCTTCATCCAGGAGCGCCGTCTCACCGTGTACGACCAGGAGAGCGGCGAGGGGCTCCTGCGCTTCCTCATGCTGCGCGAGGGCAAGGGGACGGGCGAGGCGATGGTCAACATGGTCACCTCCGCCCCGTCGGTGTCCGAGCTCGAGCCCCTGGTGGGCCGGGCGCAGGCACGGGTGCCCGAGACGTCCAGCGTCGTCCTCAACGTGAATCCGAAGAAGGCCAGCGTGGCCGTGGGTGTCGAGGAGCACCTCCTCGGGGGCCGCGACCACATCCGCGAGTCGCTGGGCGGGCTCACCTTCCAGGTCTCGGCCGGCTCCTTCTTCCAGACCAACACCGCGCAGGCCGAGCGCCTCTTCGGTCTCGTGCTGGACGCGGCCGCGCTCACCGGCGAGGAGACGGTGCTGGACCTCTATGCGGGCACGGGCGCCATCAGCCTGCTCCTCGCGCGGCGCTGCCGCCGCGTGTTCGGCATCGAGGTGGCGCCGGCCGCGGTGGCCGACGCCGTGCGCAATGCGGAGATCAACGGGATCACCAACTGCACGTTTCTCGCCGGCGAGGTGCGCTTCGCCCTCCCAGAGTTGATCAGCCGTGGTGTGGCGGCCGACGTGGCGGTGTGCGATCCGCCGCGCGCGGGCTTCCACCCCAAGGCCCTCGCCGCGCTCGCCACCCTCGCGCCCGCGCGCGTGGTGTACGTCTCGTGCAACCCGGCCACCCTCGCGCGCGATGTGGGTGAGCTCGCGCGCAGCGGCTATCGGGTGGAATGGGTGCAGCCGGTGGACATGTTCCCGCACACGCCGCACATCGAGGTCGTCGCCCACCTCACCCGATGAGCTGCCATCGATGAAGGCGTATCTGATCCGCAGGCTGTGGCAGTCGGTGCTCGTCCTCTTGGGGGTCTCCGTGGTCGTGTTCCTCATCCTGCACCTCACCGGCGATCCCGCCGCGCTGCTCCTGCCGCCCGATGCCACCGCCCTGGACCTCGAGACGCTCCGCACCGCGCTCGGCTTCAACGATCCGGTGGCCGTGCAGTACCTGCGCTTCCTCCGGGGGGCGGTGCAGGGGAACTTCGGCGAGTCGCTTCGCCACGGCGAGCCCGCGATGACCCTCGTCGTCGAGCGCCTGCCCGCGACCTTTCAGCTCGCGGGCGCGGGCCTCCTGATCGCGCTGACGCTGGCTATCCCCGCCGGCATCGTGTCCGCAGTGCGGCGCAACAAGCCGGTGGACTACATCGCCACCGTGGTCGCGCTGCTGGGGCAGGCCATGCCCACGTTCTGGCTCGGCATCATGCTCATCCTCATCTTCTCGGTGCGCCTGGGCTGGTTCCCGTCGTCGGGTCGAGGCGACCTCGAGCACCTCGTGCTGCCCGCCATCACCCTGGGCCTCTTCACCACCGCGCGGATTACACGGCTCACGCGCTCGGGCATGCTCGAGGTGCTGGGTCAGGACTATATCCGCACCGCCCGCGCCAAGGGCGTCAGCGAGCCGCCGGTGGTGTGGAAGCACGCGCTCCGGAACGCGTCGATTCCCATCGTCACCATCGTGGGCATCGAGCTGGGCACGCTGCTGGGGGGCTCGGTGATCACCGAGACGATCTTCGCGTGGCCGGGCGTGGGGCGCCTGTCCGTGCAGGCGATCTTCAATCGCGACTATCCCGTAGTCCAGGCCGCGGTGTTCCTCCTCGCGAGCACGTTCGTGATCGTGAACTTCCTCGTGGACATCGTGTACACGTATCTGGATCCGCGGATTCGATTCCGATGATCGTATCCGTTCGCCTCGCCGTCGGCGGCAGCTCGCCGGACTTCCGCTAGGCCATGGCCCCGCCCACCGCCGCGCGCGTCGCCGTCGAGCCCATGACCATCGCGCCCCCGCGCCCCTGGCGCGAGCGGGAGTGGGTGGTGCTGACCGCGCGGCTCGTCCGCCGGCGTACCGCGCTATTCGGTCTCGTCGTGGTGCTGGTGGTGCTGCTCGGCGCGCTGCTCGCGCCGGTGGTCTCGCCGTTCGACCCGCTCGCCCAGGACATCGGCCAGCGCCTGAAGGAGCCGGGCTGGGCGGACCCGCAGGGCCGCATCCACCCGTTGGGCACCGATCACCTCGGCCGGGACATCCTCGCGCGCATCATCCACGGCTCGCGCATCGCGCTGTCGGTAGGGCTGGCCGCGGTGTTCATCTCGGGCGCGCTTGGCATGGTGATCGGGCTGGTCGCCGGCTACTTCGGCGGCAAGGTGGACGACTTCTTCATGCGCCTGGCCGACATCCAGCTCGCCTTCCCTTTCATCCTGCTCGCCATCGCGGTGATCGGCGTGCTCGGGCCCAGCCTGCGCAACATCATCATCGTGATCGGCGTGTCGTCCTGGGTGGTGTACGCGCGGGTGGTGCGCGGCGAGGTCCTCTCCATCCGCGAGCGAGAGTTCGTCCAGGCGGCGATCGCGCTCGGCAGCCGCGACTGGCGCATTCTCGCGCGGCACGTGCTGCCCAACGCCTTCACGCCCTGGCTGGTGGTGGCCACGCTCGACATGGCGCGCGTCATCGTTATCGAGTCCGCGCTGTCGTTCCTGGGCCTCGGCGTGCAGCCGCCCACCCCGACATGGGGCGGCATGCTCGCGGATGGCCGCGTGTACCTCTCGACGGCGTGGTGGCTGGCGACCTTTCCCGGCCTCGCCATCCTGATCACGGTGCTCGGCATCAATCTCTTCGGCGACGGTCTCCGCGACACCCTCGATCCCCGGCTCAAGGTCTGAGCCCTTCACGAGATCCCCGGCATGCCTCTCGTCCTGA includes the following:
- a CDS encoding endonuclease MutS2, with translation MGRERALALKPSTDLPQIQAALAETRQGRIALGTAGSPPWDVIPDVRDTLERARTIGAVVEGAELVALIPLLEAAGRLAGYGRSIAPDAPELGRALGSLPSVRPLRDRLRHALDDDGSLRDDASPALRRLRGRLRELRRELVKRLEGFFQQPGADSLFQERYVTVRHGRYVLPVLAGAKGRLRGIVHDRSQSGATIFVEPESVVEDNNALVDLARDEEAEVLRVLAALTDAVREALPELARLVDGIGEADLIFARAELAERMQATEPAVGEARLVDVRGARHPLLLAQGWKHPGRTVVPVDLLLDAERPLLVITGPNAGGKTVALKTLGLLAMMAQ
- the rpsU gene encoding 30S ribosomal protein S21, whose translation is MTKVIVEPDESFENALKRFKKQCEKAGLMSELRKRQHYEKPSVKRKRKTLAARKKAKKRERFSD
- the pth gene encoding aminoacyl-tRNA hydrolase — encoded protein: MAQAIIGLGNPGPEYRDTRHNVGARVLDGIAKTLHARFAREGGHLVGAARWHGEPVYLVKPQSYMNESGPAVARIARRLHLAPTDLVIVFDDLDLPVGKVRVRMSGSAGGHNGVRSLIVALGTDALRRVKIGIGRPEPPEGSGRRREEVVDHVLTAFYPEEQEVVTAACEEAAQQAIKLLDRREGA
- a CDS encoding 50S ribosomal protein L25 codes for the protein MEIRALSIEKREGSGKEAAKRLRRAGRVPAVLYGGSAPVKITVNPKDIFRLIHGHEGGTQLVQVTFNGSGDKRMAIIRDMQLDPVSEDLVHVDLQEVAMDKPIQVTVPLRHVGDAVGVRETKGILEMILREVQVSCLPGQIPEALTADVSNLAIGDVFTVSQLPVPEGVRVLTDGNQAVATVAPPPAEEVAPAPAVETVAAAPAEPEVLTERKPKEEAADVKEKDKDAKKK
- a CDS encoding ribose-phosphate pyrophosphokinase; protein product: MGYELKLFSGNANRPLAEEIAKTLQLPLGDADVSRFSDGEVYVQINENVRGQDVFVIQPTCPPVNDHLMELLVMLDAFKRASARRITAVLPYYGYGRQDRKVMGRVPITAKLVADLITAAGCHRVLAVDLHAGQIQGFFNMPVDHLFAAPPVIVDYLAKRDLKDPVVVSPDAGGVERARAIAKRLSAGLAIIDKRRDGPNVAVFMHLIGDVKGKDVVIIDDMIDTAGTLIQAVDALKREGARRILAAAVHGVLSGPAIKRISESMLEEVVITNSVPLIPDKQIGKIRVLSVGPLIAEAVRRIHDEESVSKMFV
- the ispE gene encoding 4-(cytidine 5'-diphospho)-2-C-methyl-D-erythritol kinase — its product is MSRKAWKSKTSVDTSTQRVLLFSALSKRLRTARGLVVQTSAKVNLTLEVLRKREDGYHELATILQSVDLWDRLTVEPADSLSLVTSDPALPTDEGNLVIRAARLLRDAAGVNRGARLRLDKRIPVAAGLGGGSSDAAAALWALNRMWGIRWPVKRLQELAERLGMDVPFFLGKGRALATGRGERLAALPATGGLGLVLVNPNFPLSTKEVYQRVPAGWSQEAAGTGRMIAALRSRSPRQIAAALTNNLQAVVEPAVPAIAKMKAALLAAGALGAVMSGSGPTVFGIARSYDHARAIRRRVTRAGWSVWAVRTQGGACIRVARSRG
- a CDS encoding tetratricopeptide repeat protein, whose product is MTIRRALALTLLLALPGCASMGASSPEAEAPRPARQTATATDSTATAYYRFTVAQMYARAGRMPEAIAELRGAIESDPKTAALWTQLAQWLARSNQSSEAITAAQRAVDLEPSSTAAHLTLAELYRRARRLPESEAELEKVIQISPQSPDAYLALAQQHFEQKNYDKARAVLLRLIAERPGHAQAYYILGRIAIEAENWDEALDRLKRAVELDPDQDGAWQALGYVYETLKKPDEAIATYKAAILANPDNAAFVERLGDLLVRMGRFKEAQAEIEQLADAAPRDPRVWLKLGAIQYEQKAWDAAAASFRRALLLEPGNIRARYFLATTLMEAGKDDEAKVELERILAADPRSVDARVQLGFLLSRAKRYDEAVTVLRQAVNLEPKRPELFLYLATALFRGNQYDRAADTLNEGLQLDDKNKDLYFQLGVVREKQQRYDDAVAAFRKVIALDPKHAEAYNYIGYMFAERGQNLPEAVELIQKALEIEPENGYFIDSLGWAYYQQGKYAEALRELQRAADRAKDDPEIFDHLGDAYVKNGRVEDAIAAWERALSVDKENRLGDGFKKKLQEAREKQLRAKGESPKPKIETK
- a CDS encoding DUF721 domain-containing protein, which gives rise to MNPARVSAPHRVGDLLTAAVPALAERMLVGDLQRQWADIVGSALARRSWPAALEHAALEIRADNSPWLSELQLRSGEILDALRRRHGRSVLSLRFALGARPTIRRAAAPSGSDAPARLSPDDARAIEQAVAGFDDPALASALRRLLTKDRLTRRQRPSPSPAEKDPS
- the rlmD gene encoding 23S rRNA (uracil(1939)-C(5))-methyltransferase RlmD, which gives rise to MARARRGDTLSVTIDDLAYGGEGVGRADGYVVFVPGAVPGDTVRVRLTQARARFGRGAIESIDQPSLDRVEPPCPYFGRCGGCRLQHLRYEAQLALKTKQVTDCLQRLGGIGAFEMRPILPAPEIYGYRNKMEFTVARAGAGERVVPKGRRLDPGAGGEGPVVGLHEADRYDAVLDIERCLLQSDRMNALLDEARRFIQERRLTVYDQESGEGLLRFLMLREGKGTGEAMVNMVTSAPSVSELEPLVGRAQARVPETSSVVLNVNPKKASVAVGVEEHLLGGRDHIRESLGGLTFQVSAGSFFQTNTAQAERLFGLVLDAAALTGEETVLDLYAGTGAISLLLARRCRRVFGIEVAPAAVADAVRNAEINGITNCTFLAGEVRFALPELISRGVAADVAVCDPPRAGFHPKALAALATLAPARVVYVSCNPATLARDVGELARSGYRVEWVQPVDMFPHTPHIEVVAHLTR
- the nikB gene encoding nickel ABC transporter permease, whose protein sequence is MKAYLIRRLWQSVLVLLGVSVVVFLILHLTGDPAALLLPPDATALDLETLRTALGFNDPVAVQYLRFLRGAVQGNFGESLRHGEPAMTLVVERLPATFQLAGAGLLIALTLAIPAGIVSAVRRNKPVDYIATVVALLGQAMPTFWLGIMLILIFSVRLGWFPSSGRGDLEHLVLPAITLGLFTTARITRLTRSGMLEVLGQDYIRTARAKGVSEPPVVWKHALRNASIPIVTIVGIELGTLLGGSVITETIFAWPGVGRLSVQAIFNRDYPVVQAAVFLLASTFVIVNFLVDIVYTYLDPRIRFR
- a CDS encoding ABC transporter permease is translated as MAPPTAARVAVEPMTIAPPRPWREREWVVLTARLVRRRTALFGLVVVLVVLLGALLAPVVSPFDPLAQDIGQRLKEPGWADPQGRIHPLGTDHLGRDILARIIHGSRIALSVGLAAVFISGALGMVIGLVAGYFGGKVDDFFMRLADIQLAFPFILLAIAVIGVLGPSLRNIIIVIGVSSWVVYARVVRGEVLSIREREFVQAAIALGSRDWRILARHVLPNAFTPWLVVATLDMARVIVIESALSFLGLGVQPPTPTWGGMLADGRVYLSTAWWLATFPGLAILITVLGINLFGDGLRDTLDPRLKV